Below is a genomic region from Melitaea cinxia chromosome 20, ilMelCinx1.1, whole genome shotgun sequence.
tatttgaaaaaaaaatgtgctggatagcctatttattatggaagtggattaaaaaaaatactgtttcaaTAGTAATAATGTCTGGGAAGACAAACTTTTACGTTAGCCGTGACCAAGAAGCTTATAGAGTGTTTCGTCGGTGCGGGTAAGATCGTGTTAGGCATTTTGCGATTCTTTATTTCATCTCTTTCATTCACTATTCACTCGGTACATGTacacttttttgttatattcgTTTGTGCAGTtcatataataaagttatccaattttaataataaaatttcatgaaaagtCTATTAAAGCATGTTATAATAAAGAATCTTGAGAAAACCGTTCTGATGTAGTGTCGCGTATGCCGTGTGTGCGCCTAAACAACTTTTAGCCTTTATAAAATGACAAAGACAAAGGATCATGTCCTCGCGGACTTTtcttctaaaaaaattttttttcatgtctcataaattttgaaataattttattaagtagtAAATGATTAAATCTATAAACGTTTTATTTGAGTATGGATAAACTAGTGACCTTacatcactcatcacttcagcctaatatagtccactgctggacgtaggcctccacgagttcgcgccaaaaatggagtgaaatcatgtgttttgcccatagtcaccacgctgggcaggcgggttggtgaccgcagggctggctttgtcgcatcgaagacgctgctgcccgtcttcggcctgtgtatttcaaacccagcagttagatggttatcccaccatcggtcgttAAGTTctaaggcggtagtggaactgtgttatcccttagtcgcctcttacgacacccacgggaagagagggggtggctatattcttaatgccgtaaccgtAAGAtgctaaaatatataactaacataaaatatacttacttaaatttaagtacagtttgtttgattttttcgtctttttttgttaagaatTGTGTGTAATCCCCGCCAGCGTGCCACGGATAGAAAGaatgatatctaaaaaaaaatgtataataatatttagtttaaagtttttataattgaaatgtgCCAACTAGCCTGAAAACCTTTATACAacctttttcattattaatttatgagaCTACGACATATTTGGTTAATCCTCATAAGATAaacatgtatataaaattttataggtatataaaattctgtgtcacagtgttagttaccatactcctccgaagaGGTTGGAccgtttttatgaaattttgtatgcatatcgggtaggtctgagaatcggccaacttTTACTTTTCATAgcactaagttataagggagggggggattaaggggggttaataacatacatgTCAATTTGACTTGACATtgtcaaaacaatgtttgcggggtcagctaatttTAACATAGATCTTATTAAGTCTAGACTCTAGTCTAGATCTTATAGTATAgactatataattttttcctttttaaggaagattaaatctttaaaacgcTTTCGGTAAATCTTTCACCTAACAAAAAATTTTACCTTTTTACTTTCCAAATTACTTATTTTGACGAATGTAATCTTCATATCaatatttgtttacttaaaCTATATTACACAACTTTGTGACATATATATAGAGCAAGAGCAAAAAGGCGAACATAAAGTTGTACAGCCTTACCTACTGGTTAATCTTAAGACGGTCAACAAAGAGTGTTAGGTCATCGAATGGTCGTGAGAAAACacattaaaaagatatataaggtcgagaaaaaaaagttaagtaaagTAAGCAGTCGTGTGCTGTGACTATACCTGATCATCCAAAGACCTTCTTCAGGAAACTTGGCGTTATTGTGTTTGAGCACTCGGTATAGGTACTCGTCGTGGCCCCATGACATCATCAAATTTTCAATGCCGCAATTTGGTTTGTACATACCATACGTTGTACTGAAATATGACGTTTATCATAATAAACGTTTAACATACgagatgaaattaaaatacaatacagttattattttaataccagctgcccggacagacttcgttctgtcaaaagttaatagatatttatttatatagattttttttaattttttttactattaaagcCTTCCGTGGACCTTAAGGAACATTCAAAAAATTACGcttagtaacattcatttttatttgtaaaaattaggTGTAATAAATGCAGTGACTACTTTTTCCAGCAGTAACTTTGGTTCGTCAggtattctttaaattttaaaatattctgacaaaaattttatcagtatttttggcataaagaaaCGTTAAAAAGGATTTTATATACCTACGCAATTTCAGTTTTCACGGGTACCTACgactgactatttttttttaattctagtgTTGTTAATGCTAAGgattgcttttaaaataatagttataattacTTGTATTTTTCGTTGTAAGTATCAGGATTAGCCTTAAAGCTGTCATCACCGTACACAATGCTCTTGCCCCATTTGCAGCCCACGGGGAACGTGTCGCCAACGACACACCATTGCGGCTCGCCGTAGAAGGCCATCACCTGTTTCACACATAGAAACCACTTTCATATTTTTGAaggatataatttaaatgtattaaataattttatgttaaacttttaaaaaatacaatatttaatcttaaatttattaattctgtATAGTTTTTGTGACGGAGTAAAATAAGCAGAATAAAATATACCTTCCCAAGGTCATGTATCAATCCAATGAGTTGGAACCAGTCATCATCTGGATGGTCCTGACGGATCCTCTCAGCAGTCTGGAAGGCATGTACGATGTTGGGCAGGTCGGTGTCAGGATCGGACTCATCCACCAGCTCGTTCAACTTGATTAGAGCATCCTTCACAGTTGACTTGAAGTGGTTGTATTGAAGCCATTTTTCCATTTTACCTTGAAAGAAAACTTGAAATGGTAAagagaaaaaaagttttttgccTCAACTTTACCTTTTTATAAGATTGCTATTTTTTAGCTCCTTTCATATAAATTACATGATAATCATAGAAATACTTAAATCCCattgaatatacatatatgggaTGAACTGGGACGAAGTGTATGTAAGCGGAATCCGCCTACAATATACGTGAAATGAAAGAAGCTGTAATAGAGGAATGGCAGAATATTCCGCAGTATTGCCACAAAAACCTAGTAGAAAGTATGCCAAATCGCACATCAGCAGTATTGCAAGCTCGCGGCGTCAACACTGAGTACTAAAATGCGTGAAAACGGTACATATGTAACCAAACTACATTTACGAGAATGAAAGAAAAACCACGCATTTTTGTTCTACGCATTATtgttctgtcaatagttaatagatttttatttatataggtttttttaattattggaacgaagttccttacggcaggcttgacatttggctgggcgaccgaactgaaaaaaatgtgatactaaaaccgtaagaaaaatatataacggaaatgacgtaatatcagtcacacgactgtataatatgacgtttgtaaaactaaaatattactagtaaacttaaataaagacaaaactaaataaagacatgttttttttttcacttaatataataatgttaatataatattaattctttaatttagggtttatttcataaagctaGTTTAGTAACTaactagttattatttatttacatgacaaattaaaaacgtttttcaatgtttgtctatatgtctGCACCACTGTCTCTGGAACGGCTAAAATGAGATAAAGGAGGCCACATGGcaacatatactttttatccCATAATTAGCACGGGATTAGGATCACCGGTTAGGTCTGTGTTATTATCGTTAATAAATAGCTGTTATAAAGTACATAGTAGCATATTTACCTTTAACAAAGTCGACTGTCATGTTCGAATGCATTTCGTAGTACGTCCTACGCACACGTTCCTTGATAGGATCCTTGTCGTCCATTGAATAGTCACGGAAAGCCTCTAAGGGCTTGCCATCGTAGACCTTCTCTGGCCGAAGCAGCAGAGAAGGATCTAGCATAGAGATTGTGTTATCCTGGTAAAATCGAAGAGATAGATAGTTATACAAAAGAAACGCATACTGATCAAAAACATTATCAGCAATTCAATACACTCCAAcatcaaaattgataaaaaaataactaaacataATTTAAGAAACAAGGATGGATTAATGCTGACTAGTGTACGTACAAAGTATGGTAAGAAAACAATGTTTGAGGGAGTGcagctatataataatttacaatcatGTTCGAGATTCGGATAGCATGAatattttgaaatcaaaattaaaagaacacgtatatacaatgtaattgtaaatatttcgatTAGGCGCTTCAGAGGCAAAAATTGTTACATCCTATAGTATATTGATTGTATCTCATTATAAGTgaacgtttatttttaatgagaaataaattcattaaaccTAAAAAGGCTAAAAATAGTTCATATTCCACTTCATCTTTTTAGTAGAAGGATCAGTCGATaagattatttacttattagcTATGCTGATTTACaaactaagattttatttatttagggttactagattatttattaagacataaatgaataaaatttcgCGCAGATTTTTAACTGTATATTCGTTCATTACCAAATTGGTAAGAAAATTTATAGTCTCGgacttaaaactttatttttttgagtagaagatatttatattaggaTTGCATAGATATATTGCGACAGATTTGAACCAGTAGTAATTTatcattgaaaataatatattttaataaaatcatattaattattacatataaagttTTATCATCTAAAATTTTTGCACAATTGAAAAAAAGTCCACTTTTTATAAATCACTGGCAAGAAAAATAAGGAACTTCTAACATAATTGTTGCACAACAAAAACTGaacctataaataaaaaacttctcaCAGAATTTTTGATCTTCATTTTGGCAGCTGTCACAGCACCTGATGATGGAGCCAAAAGACTGGTGTTGTTGAGCAAGATTCCGATTTTAAATGCGAGTTGAGCGAATTGATTTATCGTGGGTCGCGTTCTGGGGCTAAAATGTTATCGTCCCATTACGTATACtcaatatatcataataattttcaatgtcGGTAAAtgttttcaaagtaattatCTTTTTTCAATAATCGGCATTTTAGATCATTTGTTAATTACCTGTAACTACCAATAGCAGTAAAGatgtattaatataagtatacatttataaatagtttacaAATGATGTAGTTGACTCTGAAGAGCAAGGTCAGGGGAGAATGGGGTAAATTGAAGATATTTAGtgaatttgtttatttgatacattttttcttcaacacaataattaaaaaaaccatATTCTCATTTATGATGTAACCATTTTggtacaataatatattttttttcatttagctCAAATACATACCTAAAATGTATCGTAATGTCCGTGTTTAAGCCTATCTACTGTATATTTAATAACAGTCACTAAACACGAAAGTGGAAGCAGCTGTTAAATCAGAAATGCAACCTATGATCATTTGTAGTGCCTGAAGAACTATGTatataggctggatgaggattccggaagaccgggatgtctggcgcgaacttggggggggctatgtccagcagtggactgcaataggctgaactgacagactgactgactgaagaGCTATAAATTGATTGTTAGAGAAaagtattaaaacaatataagcaATATTGTACTTCCGTTAACATTTACTGTAAAAATATAGCAGAACAAATACTtaacgtgtattttttttatgtcactaggtcggcaaacaagcgtacggctcacctgatggtaagcgattaccgtagcttatagacacctgcaacaccagaagcatcgcaagcgcgttgccgacccaatccccaatccccccaggagctctggtcaccttactcaccaacagggacacaatactgcttgaaaacagtattattttgctgtgatcttctgtaaggtcgaggtactaccccagtcgggctgctccatattttgagcaggaaattcctgctgtgccctacctcagttattgtGTATTTCTAAACGAGTGTACTTTTTAATAGTTTAAGTCAGCCTATTTTAGCTATAAGGCCTTATTGACTTAGTGAAAGACCACAATATCTCTATTTTCGTTTTCTTGCTTTACGATTAGACACGAGgctgaatataaatatttattattcttatcaCCTTTTTGCGACATATGATAAGTCCACGGTAAcctttactttaaaaaacaaacacattttattttaaaatataccaaCCAAATATGTTATCCAGCAGCAATTTATTGCCCTATGCACGTTTGTTACACACTGTTTGAAAGATGCAATAtgacta
It encodes:
- the LOC123663760 gene encoding inositol oxygenase, whose amino-acid sequence is MKIKNSDNTISMLDPSLLLRPEKVYDGKPLEAFRDYSMDDKDPIKERVRRTYYEMHSNMTVDFVKGKMEKWLQYNHFKSTVKDALIKLNELVDESDPDTDLPNIVHAFQTAERIRQDHPDDDWFQLIGLIHDLGKVMAFYGEPQWCVVGDTFPVGCKWGKSIVYGDDSFKANPDTYNEKYNTTYGMYKPNCGIENLMMSWGHDEYLYRVLKHNNAKFPEEGLWMIRYHSFYPWHAGGDYTQFLTKKDEKIKQTVLKFNQYDLYTKSAAIPDIESLWPYYEKLIEKYIPGELEW